A window of the Candida orthopsilosis Co 90-125, chromosome 1 draft sequence genome harbors these coding sequences:
- a CDS encoding Mkc1 MAP kinase: MSQDPVYYGRSVNKVYNQEFIIDRRFKIIKELGHGAYGIVCSAKYDDGTSTDPNANSSSSADGSYVAIKKITNIFSKKILCKRALREIKLLQFFRGHKNITCLYDLDIIPNPLTGEFNEIYLYEELMECDMHQIIRSGQPLTDSHYQSFIYQILCGLKYIHSADVLHRDLKPGNLLVNADCELKICDFGLARGFSENPEQNQGFMTEYVATRWYRAPEIMLSFTNYTKAIDVWSVGCILAELLGGKPLFRGKDYVDQLNQILMILGTPPESTLVKIGSQRAQNYVRSLPIMKKISYRHLFPDANPLALDLLEKMLALDPHERISVNEALEHPYLEVWHDPRDEPECQVKFDFKTFETFEELDEMKQLIMDEVRTFRDFVRKPIEEQQQIQLQMQIQQRENQESEEQQRQNRAIDVSSSSNIREADYPKPQELNDFSFQSLESNNYQYDSRDASMSGINLNDFPNTLGPDYYKLEEELGFGLDGNAFDNFNQ; the protein is encoded by the coding sequence ATGAGTCAAGATCCCGTGTACTATGGCAGATCAGTCAATAAAGTATACAACCAAGAATTCATTATCGATCGACgattcaaaattatcaagGAATTGGGTCACGGGGCATATGGTATTGTTTGCTCAGCCAAGTATGATGATGGCACTAGTACTGACCCCAACGCCAATCTGTCTTCTTCAGCTGATGGATCGTATGTAGCCATCAAGAAAATCACAAACATATTCAGCAAAAAGATTCTATGCAAACGGGCATTGAGAGAGATTAAATTGTTGCAGTTTTTTAGAGGACACAAGAATATCACTTGTCTTTACGACTTGGACATTATTCCTAACCCATTGACGGGTGAATTCAATGAGATTTACCTTTATGAAGAGCTAATGGAGTGTGACATGCATCAAATTATCCGATCTGGCCAACCATTAACTGATCTGCACTATCAATCGTTTATATATCAAATCTTGTGTGGATTAAAGTATATACACTCAGCCGATGTACTACATAGAGATTTGAAACCAGGTAATCTCCTTGTCAATGCTGACtgtgaattgaaaatttgcGATTTTGGACTTGCTAGAGGGTTTTCAGAAAATCCTGAACAAAATCAAGGGTTCATGACAGAATACGTGGCAACTAGATGGTATCGAGCACCAGAAATCATGCTTAGTTTCACCAACTAtacaaaagcaattgatgtATGGTCTGTTGGATGTATATTGGCCGAGTTACTCGGAGGCAAGCCCCTCTTCCGTGGTAAAGATTAcgttgatcaattgaatcaaattttgatgattttgggAACACCACCAGAGTCAACATTGGTCAAAATTGGTTCACAAAGAGCACAAAATTATGTTAGATCTTTACCAATTATGAAAAAGATTAGCTACAGACATCTTTTCCCCGATGCCAACCCATTGGCATTAGACTTGTTGGAGAAAATGTTGGCATTAGATCCACACGAGCGAATTAGTGTTAATGAAGCATTGGAACATCCATACTTGGAAGTATGGCATGACCCAAGAGATGAGCCTGAATGTCaagtcaaatttgatttcaaaacatttgaaacatttgaagaattagATGAAATGAAACAACTAATAATGGATGAGGTTAGAACATTTAGAGATTTCGTTAGAAAACCAATagaagaacaacaacaaatacaattaCAAATGCAAATCCAACAACGGGAAAACCAAGAGCTGgaagaacaacaaagacaaaataGAGCTATTGATGTCagttcatcatcaaacattcGTGAAGCCGATTACCCTAAACCacaagaattgaatgacTTTTCTTTCCAAAGTCTTGAATCGAACAATTATCAATACGATTCCAGAGATGCTAGTATGAGTGGTATAAACTTGAATGATTTCCCCAACACGCTAGGACCTGATTATTACAAGCTCGAGGAAGAGCTAGGATTTGGACTTGATGGAAACgcatttgataattttaATCAATAA
- a CDS encoding Cht1 chitinase: MLFILFILRFTFASNIAAYWGQNAGGSQQSLGNYCSSSPADIIILSFLNNFPTLSLNFANQCSQTFSDGLLHCSQIGQDIKSCQSKGKTILLSLGGATGNYGFSSDSEAKTFAGTLWNKFGGGQDNERPFDDAVVDGFDFDIENKDQTGYPALAKQLQSYFTSSTKKFYLSAAPQCPYPDESVGDLMSQVDLDFAFIQFYNNFCSIDKQFNWDTWSDYASGKNIKLYLGIAGSPSSAGSGYVDLSTVQDTISKIKNDGSFGGVSIWDISSVPDQYIEGINSALEGSASTPTTNSVSDVYSTSGNTLSTSAPSPTAYTPVTSAPASTTPSTTTNAFLNWINGFFSQSSQALQASQAPTSAATEPTTPSLATQAAPTTTNWFGDLFASEVTTYVTITTTVAPSIFKRDIIVDSEATNFHPGYLIVVTFISILFII, from the coding sequence ATGTTGTTCATCCTATTTATACTACGTTTCACATTTGCGTCAAATATCGCTGCCTACTGGGGACAGAATGCGGGCGGCAGCCAACAAAGCTTGGGTAATTATTGTTCCCTGTCGCCAGCAgatatcatcatcttgtcatttttgaacaatttccCAACCCTtagtttgaattttgcaaacCAATGTTCTCAGACGTTTAGCGATGGCCTTTTACATTGCTCCCAAATTGGACAAGATATCAAATCGTGTCAGAGCAAAGGCAAAACGATCCTCCTCTCGTTAGGTGGTGCTACTGGAAATTATGGATTTTCGAGTGATTCAGAAGCTAAAACATTTGCTGGAACCTTGTGGAATaaatttggtggtggtcAGGATAATGAGCGAccatttgatgatgctgTCGTGGATGGTTTCGactttgatattgaaaacaaggACCAGACGGGTTATCCTGCATTGGCAAAACAATTACAATCATACTTTACATCAAGTACAAAGAAGTTTTACCTTTCTGCTGCTCCACAATGTCCATATCCTGATGAATCGGTTGGAGACTTGATGTCTCAGGTTGACCTTGATTTTGCTTTTATCCAGTTTTACAACAACTTTTGCTCCATTGATAAACAGTTCAATTGGGACACTTGGAGTGATTACGCTAGTGGGAAGAACatcaaattgtatttgGGTATTGCTGGCTCTCCATCGTCAGCTGGATCAGGTTATGTGGATTTATCAACAGTGCAAGacacaatatcaaaaattaaaaatgaTGGAtcatttggtggtgtttcCATTTGGGATATTTCGTCGGTACCAGACCAATACATCGAGGGCATAAACAGTGCTTTGGAGGGATCAGCTTCCACACCAACAACCAACTCTGTTAGCGACGTTTACAGCACATCTGGAAACACATTATCCACCAGTGCGCCATCGCCAACCGCATATACACCAGTTACCAGCGCTCCTGCCTCCACCACCCCATCTACTACAACTAATGCATTCTTGAACTGGATCAATGGATTCTTTTCACAACTGTCTCAAGCTTTACAGGCTTCACAAGCTCCTACATCAGCTGCTACTGAACCAACTACACCAAGTTTAGCTACTCAGGCAGCACCTACTACCACCAACTGGTTTGGTGATCTTTTTGCTTCTGAAGTCACTACATATGTCACAATAACAACTACAGTTGCTCCTTCAATATTTAAAAGGGATATCATTGTGGACTCAGAAGCCACCAACTTTCATCCTGGATACCTTATTGTTGTCACATTTATTTCTATACTCTTTATTATCTAA
- a CDS encoding ornithine transport protein — translation MSTNVHKNDQSIPAIASRLDSKHAIHIFPQQLQPFRSGILAYGASLASTLVGYPLDTMKVRMQTHSHYKGYIDCARRTYLAEGVRGFFRGVWAPLISTSFSKSLNVSIYTFCKPYVYTAMFQNDWYGNVRQEHPFLRNLPVCFMAGCFAGGGVSLFACPFEFIKVYSQLEKLVTANSSLGSIKMKLGTPTTLQICNTIITAKGLRGLYSGFKLHFLRDSLSTGVYFSLYESIKLFTNDLTNKNASTTSPFAVLLSGGLSGVLSWIIIFPIDTAKSLVQKAAVINIFRKSHGLSQAPVDSYRKKEGWFYRGLGISITRSFLTNMVFFGVFEFGMTYIA, via the coding sequence ATGTCCACCAACGTGCACAAGAATGACCAGTCAATCCCTGCAATAGCAAGCCGGTTAGATTCAAAACATGCAATCCATATATTCCCGCAGCAATTGCAGCCATTTCGTTCTGGAATACTTGCATATGGCGCATCGCTAGCGTCAACGTTAGTAGGGTACCCCCTAGATACCATGAAGGTGAGAATGCAAACGCACAGCCATTATAAAGGTTACATTGACTGTGCGAGGAGGACGTACTTAGCAGAAGGAGTAAGAGGCTTCTTTAGGGGTGTATGGGCTCCGCTCATATCCACCTCCTTCTCCAAATCCCTCAATGTATCAATCTACACCTTTTGTAAACCATACGTTTACACGGcaatgtttcaaaatgacTGGTATGGAAATGTGCGACAGGAGCATCCATTTTTGAGGAATCTACCCGTATGCTTTATGGCTGGTTGTTttgctggtggtggagTCAGTTTATTTGCATGTCCCtttgaattcatcaaagTATATTCCCAATTAGAGAAACTAGTTACCGCCAACTCGTCATTAGGAAGTATCAAGATGAAGTTGGGCACTCCAACTActcttcaaatttgcaacacaatCATTACAGCCAAAGGGTTACGAGGACTATACTCTGGATTTAAATTGCACTTTCTTAGGGATTCCTTATCTACCGGTGTGTACTTCAGTTTGTACGAGCTGATAAAACTATTTACAAATGATTTGACCAACAAAaatgcatcaacaacatcgCCATTTGCAGTTTTACTATCCGGAGGACTTTCTGGTGTCCTTAGTTGGATCATCATCTTCCCCATAGATACTGCTAAATCGCTCGTGCAAAAGGCTGCTGTTATTAATATATTCAGAAAGCTGCATGGTTTATCACAAGCGCCAGTCGACTCCTatagaaagaaagaaggCTGGTTCTACCGTGGATTGGGGATTTCCATAACAAGGTCATTTTTAACCAATATGGTGTTTTTCGGAGTGTTTGAATTCGGCATGACCTATATAGCTTAG
- a CDS encoding Pot1 peroxisomal 3-oxoacyl CoA thiolase, giving the protein MESLNNLSGHVKDHTKKDVLAKHPDDVVIVAAYRTAIGKGFKGSFKSVGTDFILTEFLKEFLAKTKVDPKLIEDVAIGNVLNQGIGAFEHRSASLAAGIPYTSGFVAINRFCSSGLIAISDIANKIAVGEIDCGLAGGVESMSKYYKQTIPQFDPHLADNDKVASCLIPMGITNENVANKYNVSREAQDAFAAKSYNKAEKAIATGKFKEEILPIRSIIRDGESEKEITVETDEGPRKDVNAAGLGKLPPAFGGSTTAGNASQISDGAAAVLMMRRSFAEKHGYPIIAKYVACSVSGVPPEIMGVGPAFAIPEVLERTGLKVDDIDVFEINEAFAGQCLYSIQTVGIDESKVNLNGGAIALGHPLGATGARQYATIMPLLKPGQIGVTSMCVGTGMGAASVIVRE; this is encoded by the coding sequence ATGGAATCACTCAACAACTTAAGCGGTCACGTTAAAGACCACACCAAGAAAGATGTTTTGGCAAAACACCCAGACGACGTTGTTATTGTCGCTGCTTACAGAACCGCCATCGGTAAAGGCTTCAAAGgttcattcaaatcagtTGGTACGGACTTTATTTTGACTGAGTTTTTAAAAGAGTTCCTTGCAAAGACCAAGGTTGAtccaaagttgattgaagatGTCGCTATTGGTAATGTTTTGAACCAAGGTATTGGTGCTTTTGAACATCGTAGTGCTTCTTTAGCTGCTGGTATTCCTTACACAAGTGGTTTTGTTGCTATCAACAGATTCTGTTCATCTGGTTTAATTGCTATTTCAGATATTGCTAACAAGATTGCTGTTGGCGAGATTGATTGCGGTCTTGCTGGTGGAGTTGAATCAATGTCCAAGTATTACAAACAGACTATCCCTCAATTCGATCCACACTTGGCTGACAATGACAAGGTTGCTTCTTGTTTGATACCAATGGGTATCACTAATGAAAATGTCGCCAACAAGTACAACGTCTCAAGAGAAGCACAAGATGCTTTTGCTGCCAAATCATACAACAAGGCAGAAAAGGCTATTGCAACTGGTAAATTCAAGGAAGAAATTTTGCCAATCAGATCTATCATCCGTGATGGTGAAtctgaaaaagaaatcactGTTGAAACTGATGAAGGTCCAAGGAAAGATGTCAACGCTGCCGGTTTGGGTAAATTGCCACCAGCTTTCGGTGGCAGTACCACAGCTGGTAACGCTTCACAAATCTCAGATGGAGCTGCTGCTGTGTTAATGATGAGACGTTCTTTTGCTGAAAAGCACGGATACCCAATCATTGCCAAGTATGTTGCTTGCTCAGTTTCCGGTGTTCCTCCAGAAATTATGGGTGTTGGTCCAGCTTTTGCTATCCCAGAGGTATTGGAAAGAACTGGTCTCAAGGTTGATGACATTGACgtgtttgaaattaatGAAGCTTTTGCTGGTCAATGTTTATACTCTATTCAAACCGTTGGTATTGATGAGTCAAAGGTTAACTTGAACGGTGGTGCCATTGCTTTAGGACATCCATTGGGAGCTACTGGTGCTAGACAATATGCTACCATCAtgccattgttgaaaccaGGACAAATTGGTGTTACTTCCATGTGTGTTGGTACTGGTATGGGTGCTGCTTCAGTTATAGTCAGAGAATAG
- a CDS encoding Zcf38 transcription factor (transcription factor with zinc cluster DNA-binding motif; similar to C. parapsilosis CPAR2_800040 and C. albicans ZCF38): MSLPKKPRANVACNRCRQSKLRCINSNRSTCQRCTELNLSCTYTLKASQMKKKSLMSKPVQNNSVVLPNKELIIETVQIFFDNQYKGIFPIFHKPTFMAFLRSDEFNPTTFIDSPPITTPLQPNPVVLLAILALCARLHKTLPDALNASLDFGWHARKLVSAEFDNPTLSNVQALCVLSSHEWGEGNASRSYMYVGLAARMAMILGLNEEPTGANELENEVRRRAIWGVYMMDRCNSSGRKGHSCISLSDIHVRLPDHERNFIFGEIQTQHFRNEVDNLETDRTRISCNGFMIYLFEIWREIGTWVGVTGSKLEPLAPWDPDSPFYKLSKRLDQFEEQLPSALHFSHLEEHISFGSAADFAYFHGLFFLCRIFLNREYFYASPDIGPPGWWNALTAQLFDTLDNLDSITKRLKPMNLMVIAPFTGFQVFTAGATSLYIAAYPTKVLKQHFPNQPTQRFKTMAKDCLTTLNSWRQSWGLGKNWIETLHKLQEMFSEVADLQADEIRHSISDYGNIENTMQISHVLSEETPGDDALNAMNNLDLSSIFPDWNEAMNLYN, translated from the coding sequence ATGAGTTTACCCAAGAAACCAAGGGCGAATGTTGCATGCAACCGCTGTCGTCAAAGCAAGCTACGATGTATCAACAGCAATCGGTCCACATGTCAACGGTGCACAGAGTTGAACTTGAGCTGCACCTACACCTTGAAAGCTTCacaaatgaagaaaaagagcTTGATGTCAAAGCCTGTCCAAAATAACTCAGTTGTCCTCCCCAACAAAGAGCTCATAATCGAAACTGTTCAAATATTCTTTGATAACCAGTATAAGGGGATCTTTCCAATCTTTCACAAACCTACCTTTATGGCATTTCTTCGATCAGATGAATTCAATCCAACAACATTCATTGACCTGCCGCCCATCACAACACCACTACAACCAAATCCAGTGGTTCTTCTCGCAATTCTTGCCCTCTGTGCGCGATTGCATAAAACACTTCCAGATGCACTCAACGCATCGCTTGACTTTGGATGGCATGCAAGAAAATTGGTACTGGCTGAATTTGACAATCcaacattatcaaatgTGCAAGCATTGTGCGTCCTTAGTAGCCACGAATGGGGTGAAGGTAATGCTTCTAGAAGCTACATGTACGTTGGTTTAGCTGCAAGGATGGCAATGATTTTGGGATTAAATGAAGAACCCACAGGAGCAAATGAATTGGAGAATGAAGTGAGACGAAGGGCAATTTGGGGAGTATACATGATGGATAGGTGTAATTCAAGTGGAAGAAAAGGTCACTCGTGTATCAGCTTATCAGACATACATGTCAGACTTCCCGATCATGAGAGAAACTTCATTTTCGGGGAGATCCAAACTCAACATTTTCGTAACGAAGTTGACAACTTGGAGACTGATAGAACAAGGATATCATGCAATGGGTTTAtgatttatttgtttgAGATTTGGAGAGAAATAGGCACTTGGGTTGGAGTTACTGGATCGAAATTGGAACCGTTGGCACCCTGGGATCCGGATTCGCcattttacaaattatCGAAAAGATTAGACCAGTTTGAAGAGCAGCTACCCTCGGCTCTCCATTTTTCACATCTTGAGGAACATATCAGCTTCGGCTCAGCTGCAGACTTTGCTTACTTCCACGGCTTATTCTTTCTATGCAGGATTTTTTTAAATCGGGAGTATTTCTATGCCCTGCCAGATATTGGTCCACCAGGTTGGTGGAACGCTCTTACTgctcaattgtttgatacTTTGGATAATCTAGATCTGATaacaaaaagattaaaGCCAATGAATCTAATGGTGATTGCTCCATTTACTGgatttcaagttttcaCAGCCGGTGCAACTAGTTTGTACATTGCCGCTTACCCTACCAAAGTCTTGAAACAACACTTTCCAAACCAGCCTACTCAAAGATTCAAAACAATGGCCAAGGATTGTTTAACCACATTAAATAGTTGGCGACAATCATGGGGGTTGGGGAAAAACTGGATCGAAACATTACACAAGTTACAAGAAATGTTTTCAGAGGTGGCTGATTTACAAGCTGACGAAATACGACACAGTATCAGCGATTAtggaaatattgaaaacacGATGCAAATCCTGCATGTGCTTTCGGAGGAGACACCAGGAGATGACGCATTGAATGCTATGAACAATTTAGATTTGTCGTCTATTTTTCCTGATTGGAATGAGGCCATGAACTTATACAATTAG
- a CDS encoding Pga28 protein (protein similar to S. cerevisiae Wsc2p, which roles in stress- and cell-wall-related processes), with product MSPFFAKIFSKQIKMNIILVYIITFAAALNIVRDFANGCESQKCVDASKALSKKCEKEQENVLGCICKVNDDDYWKKLSDCIQSCDTSQDVIDTSPSGLKQLYCDAASAYASLSTLFPTNSFALSDVQVTGKGSSVIGNVLSTLSQLSSSQKSVTGDNMSESKGATRTSSIGNNTSEASSAGGDTAKTDSTGESTTKTKESAMETSTSSETASSSKSTSNVAATMGCGSLISLLILVFM from the coding sequence ATGAGCCCTTTTTTTGCCAAGATTTTTTCCAAGCAAATCAAAATGAACATTATTTTGGTCTACATTATCACTTTTGCTGCAGCGCTCAACATTGTCAGGGATTTCGCAAATGGCTGCGAAAGTCAAAAATGTGTTGATGCTAGTAAAGCTTTATCCAAGAAATGTGAGAAGGAGCAAGAAAATGTTCTAGGATGTATTTGCAAGgtcaatgatgatgactaCTGGAAGAAGCTTAGTGATTGTATTCAAAGTTGTGATACCCTGCAAGATGTTATTGACACTTCCCCAAGTGGATTGAAGCAATTGTACTGTGATGCTGCTCTGGCTTATGCGTCATTATCCACGTTATTTCCGACAAATAGTTTTGCTTTGAGTGATGTTCAAGTGACAGGAAAAGGATCCTCGGTAATTGGTAATGTTCTTAGTACCTTGTCTCAACTTTCGCTGTCGCAGAAGTCAGTGACTGGTGATAATATGTCAGAATCAAAAGGGGCGACCAGGACAAGCTCAATTGGTAACAACACTTCAGAGGCAAGCTCAGCTGGAGGGGACACAGCAAAGACAGACTCAACTGGAGAGAGtacaacaaagacaaaagaaTCGGCCATGGAGacatcaacatcaagtGAAACTGCTTCTTCAAGTAAATCGACCTCCAATGTTGCTGCTACAATGGGTTGTGGGTCTTTAATTTCCCTTTTGATCTTGGTGTTTATGTGA
- a CDS encoding Rep1 protein has product MNSSDRTEDLASLFLPDSLQQTPQAPATPATASTMTERLVDNSNYLLPKENTASTSLPNSSYQDFLNNNNFINRPTGDEQEQQFSHVNHYAPYLPYDANIMTHYQNFHNPMYPYFPEEIQPYGAFQQSESLQRNQQYEMDIPPEEEVREPESPKKKSKGRKRDLKHTLVEIDYKPAKLKKLLDLNPSGATSMNDYKIIDNNNKEVAVEFSGFLNGKFFTNDTDNNNYLFTKNELQKEESKPLEDPKIVSCYRRNYIQVLMNMRLAGVTNDFKLLKLQTSEYGYSTTRVIKYFKIEIQAMTNISNSKSVPIIVRNSEKEVLKQEPKDDVVQPTSIGADHVVVLNESGINNELDKYFVVRKLQFKNATPNNGNLTFQNYYHLKVKLSCVVADIYYDDYVDDIANLNNSGNTNEFLLAELVSEPIIVRGRNPSFYSERKDVLIRCRPYLSKKSYQLATESARDKLEDDDEHVSLESTEDDIDDQLDEGHVSPIDKMKQTNSTNSEIDLNEIDGYKYYPISSHYYLPPVNVVYFPHRAHHPIEKDDYESTVEPVVQRKSSNVYFK; this is encoded by the coding sequence ATGAATTCAAGTGATCGGACAGAAGACTTGGCCTCGTTGTTTCTACCAGATTCGTTACAACAGACACCGCAAGCTCCTGCTACTCCAGCTACTGCTTCAACTATGACGGAAAGGCTAGTCGATAACTCTAACTACTTACTTCCCAAAGAGAATACTGCGTCCACTTCGTTGCCAAACTCGAGTTATCAGGATTTCctcaacaataacaacttcatcaacaggCCCACGGGAGATGAACAAGAGCAGCAATTTTCTCATGTCAACCACTATGCACCATATCTTCCCTACGATGCTAACATAATGACCcattatcaaaactttCACAATCCAATGTATCCATACTTTCCGGAAGAGATACAACCATATGGTGCTTTCCAACAAAGTGAATCATTGCAGAGGAATCAACAGTATGAAATGGATATTCCACCGGAGGAAGAGGTTAGAGAGCCCGAAAGCCcgaaaaagaaatccaAGGGAAGAAAGCGTGATCTTAAGCATACACTTGTCGAGATAGATTACAAGCCAGccaaattgaagaaacttTTGGATCTTAATCCTTCTGGGGCTACCAGTATGAATGATTACAAGATTATCgacaacaataataaagAAGTTGCTGTTGAGTTTAGTGGGTTTCTTAATGGAAAGTTTTTCACCAACGACACTgataacaacaactactTGTTTACCAAGAATGAACTCCAGAAGGAAGAAAGTAAACCACTTGAAGATCCAAAGATTGTGTCTTGCTATAGGCGAAATTATATTCaggtgttgatgaatatgagACTTGCTGGTGTCAccaatgatttcaaattgctCAAGTTGCAAACAAGTGAGTACGGGTACTCGACAACAAGAGTTATTAAATatttcaagattgaaataCAAGCCATGACAAATATATCCAACTCCAAAAGTGTCCCCATAATAGTGAGAAATAGTGAAAAGGAggttttgaaacaagaacctaaagatgatgttgttcAGCCCACAAGTATAGGTGCAGACCATGTTGTTGTCCTCAATGAATCTGGAATTAATAACGAGTTGGATAAATACTTTGTTGTGAGGAAACTACAGTTCAAAAACGCAACGCCAAACAATGGTAACCtcacttttcaaaattattaCCATTTAAAGGTAAAATTGAGttgtgttgttgctgaCATTTACTACGATGACTATGTTGATGACATAGCTAATCTAAATAATAGTGGGAACACCAATGAATTCCTCCTTGCTGAGTTGGTGAGTGAACCAATCATTGTTCGTGGAAGAAACCCCAGTTTTTATTCAGAAAGAAAGGATGTATTGATAAGGTGTCGTCCATACTTGTCGAAAAAGAGTTATCAATTGGCTACAGAACTGGCAAGAGACAAGCTAGAGGACGATGATGAGCATGTAAGTTTGGAGTCAACTGAAGATGATATCGACGACCAGTTGGATGAAGGGCACGTGTCACCCATTGATAAAATGAAGCAAACAAACTCAACCAATTCAgagattgatttgaatgagaTTGATGGATATAAATACTACCCCATTTCGAGTCATTATTATCTCCCGCCGGTGAATGTAGTGTATTTTCCTCATCGTGCTCACCATCCAATCGAGAAAGACGATTATGAATCAACAGTGGAGCCAGTAGTACAAAGAAAGAGCTCAAATGTTTACTTTAAATAG